Proteins encoded by one window of Cervus canadensis isolate Bull #8, Minnesota chromosome 18, ASM1932006v1, whole genome shotgun sequence:
- the LOC122420174 gene encoding LOW QUALITY PROTEIN: cationic amino acid transporter 3-like (The sequence of the model RefSeq protein was modified relative to this genomic sequence to represent the inferred CDS: inserted 2 bases in 1 codon; substituted 1 base at 1 genomic stop codon): MNLQQYWDIEEFPGLHSRTLLFRTDILNDLVSCSRSSQQIVASSTPSRMLRQYVHQLGQKLVRRWRLEPREESESPVAHLNTLQMVILGVANTLGAGIYIVAGIVAKYITGPATAISFLVVAMPCVMCALCYAELWARVQSSGSVYLYSYITMGQLXAFITGWNLILTLLIATASLSKVWSITFDSLIGNHISQALEETFSPYMPSFLATFPDFVALALLLVMIGVTLLGPHTSPLIIKVFTVIKISVPIFTIISGFIKGDLHNWQLTEQDYRLNTSRSSDIYSLGPLGSGGFVPFGFDGILRGAALCFYPCFAVEAVVATGREAQNPQRSIPLSMVISISVGFLTYFGVSAALSLMVPYYQIHHYNPLPQAFLHIGWAPASYIMAVLFLCSFLYSLLFSIFFMSRFTCAMAKDGLLFRGLAQIHARTGTPVVAIMSSGSLAAIMVLLLDLGHTVELMLTGIMLAYTLAIISVLVLRYQPDLNEKTEEEVEMEPEVEEHPVDSVPEAGTSNILKTLWFPTSTTPTQKSGQIVCGCAFLLVLLLTILSLILAQWPSQVFSGDPVLTTVAVLLLLLITGVTVIIWRQPQNPTALHFKAPALPVLPLVSIFVNVYLMMQITSGTWAQLGVWNAIGYVIYFGYGIRXSLEENNEQQPPASTSQTLYKNIPGAESS, from the exons GATATCGAAGAGTTTCCTGGGCtacatagtaggaccttgttgtttaggACGGACATTCTTAATGACCTTGTGTCTTGCAGCAGATCTTCTCAGCAGATCGTAGCCTCCTCAACTCCGTCTAGGATGCTGCGTCAGTATGTTCACCAACTTGGTCAAAAACTGGTCCGCAGGTGGCGGCTGGAGCCCAGAGAAGAGTCTGAGAGTCCTGTGGCTCATTTGAAcaccctgcagatggtgatcttGGGTGTGGCCAACACCCTGGGAGCTGGCATATACATCGTGGCTGGTATAGTGGCCAAATACATAACTGGACCAGCgactgccatctccttcttggTGGTCGCCATGCCTTGTGTGATGTGTGCTCTCTGCTATGCCGAGTTATGGGCCCGAGTACAAAGTTCCGGTTCTGTGTATCTCTACAGCTACATCACCATGGGTCAACTGTGAGCCTTCATCACTGGCTGGAACCTCATCCTGACCTTACTCATTG CCACTGCCAGTTTGTCCAAAGTGTGGAGCATCACCTTTGACAGCCTGATTGGAAACCACATCTCTCAGGCGTTAGAGGAGACTTTCTCTCCGTACATGCCCTCTTTCCTGGCCACGTTCCCAGACTTTGTTGCTCTGGCCCTGTTGCTGGTGATGATTG GAGTAACACTTCTGGGACCTCATACGTCACCCCTGATTATCAAAGTGTTCACAGTCATCAAAATTTCTGTTCCAATCTTCACGATCATCTCTGGCTTCATTAAGGGAGACCTGCACAACTGGCAGCTCACAGAACAGGACTACAGACTGAACACATCCAGATCCAGTGACATCTATAG CTTGGGCCCTCTCGGTTCTGGAGGGTTTGTGCCCTTTGGCTTTGATGGGATTCTCCGAGGAGCAGCTTTATGTTTCTACCCATGTTTTGCTGTTGAGGCCGTGGTCGCTACAG GGAGAGAAGCCCAAAATCCTCAGCGTTCCATCCCCTTGAGCATGGTGATCTCCATCTCTGTCGGCTTTTTAACGTATTTTGGAGTCTCAGCAGCACTCAGCCTCATGGTGCCCTACTACCAGATTCATCATTACAATCCTTTACCGCAGGCCTTTCTCCATATAGGGTGGGCTCCTGCCAGCTATATCATGGCTGTTCTCttcctgtgttcttttttatacag CCTTCTGTTTAGCATATTTTTCATGTCTCGGTTCACCTGTGCAATGGCCAAGGATGGGCTCCTTTTCCGGGGCCTTGCCCAGATCCATGCCCGCACAGGCACCCCCGTTGTGGCCATCATGTCTTCTGGAAGCCTTGCAG CCATCATGGTGTTACTCTTGGACCTTGGTCATACTGTGGAACTCATGTTAACTGGGATCATGCTTGCTTACACCCTTGCGATTATTTCTGTGCTTGTCCTCAG GTACCAGCCAGACctgaatgagaaaacagaggaggaAGTTGAGATGGAGCCTGAAGTTGAAGAACATCCTGTGGACTCTGTACCAGAAGCAGGAACCTCAAACATCCTAAAGACTCTGTGGTTCCCTACCAGCACCACCCCTACCCAGAAATCTGGTCAGATTGTCTGTGGATGTGCCTTTCTGCTTG TTCTCCTGCTGACCATCCTGAGCCTGATCCTGGCCCAGTGGCCCAGCCAGGTGTTCTCTGGAGACCCCGTGCTCACAACAGtggctgtgctgctgctgctgctcatcaCTGGGGTCACAGTCATCATCTGGAGGCAGCCCCAGAACCCCACTGCTCTTCACTTCAAG GCCCCTGCTCTGCCTGTCCTCCCACTGGTGAGCATCTTTGTGAACGTTTACTTGATGATGCAGATAACGTCTGGAACATGGGCCCAATTGGGAGTCTGGAATGCCATTG GATATGTTATATACTTTGGATATGGGATCCG CAGCCTGGAGGAGAACAATGAGCAACAGCCACCAGCCTCCACCTCCCAGACTCTTTACAAAAACATCCCTGGTGCTGAGTCATCTTAA